From the Nodularia sp. NIES-3585 genome, one window contains:
- the rimJ gene encoding ribosomal protein S5-alanine N-acetyltransferase, translated as MKSELPLITSDRLTLRIAIKKDIPQLIKYFSENKTYFTPFYPILFDHLFTEEYWQYQIENNVLEFIHDQSLKLFIFPQKKSTKVIGTINFSNFIRGAAHFCYVGYSLAESEQGKGYMTEALKVATDYVFEELNFHRIMANYMPHNRRSGNVLKRLGFVVEGYARDYLLINGKWEDHILTSLVNPRWKPDELTV; from the coding sequence ATGAAATCAGAACTACCTCTTATTACGAGCGATCGCCTGACGTTAAGAATTGCTATTAAAAAGGATATACCGCAACTAATTAAATATTTTTCTGAGAATAAAACTTATTTTACACCATTTTATCCTATTTTATTTGATCATTTATTTACAGAAGAGTATTGGCAATATCAAATTGAAAATAATGTCTTGGAGTTCATCCATGACCAATCATTAAAGCTGTTTATTTTTCCGCAAAAAAAGTCCACTAAAGTTATTGGGACAATAAATTTTAGTAACTTTATCCGAGGGGCAGCGCATTTTTGCTATGTAGGATACAGTTTAGCAGAATCTGAGCAAGGTAAAGGGTATATGACAGAAGCCTTGAAAGTTGCGACTGATTATGTATTTGAAGAATTAAATTTTCATCGCATCATGGCTAATTATATGCCTCACAATCGGCGCAGTGGTAATGTCTTAAAAAGGCTCGGTTTTGTTGTGGAAGGATACGCGAGAGATTATTTATTAATTAATGGTAAGTGGGAAGATCATATTCTCACAAGTTTAGTCAATCCTCGCTGGAAACCAGATGAGTTGACTGTTTAA
- a CDS encoding glycerol-3-phosphate acyltransferase, whose protein sequence is MIEPWGALVILIACPVLGALPIIGWITYALKGRQLSQIGTKNISVSAAFYHGGTWVGILAVLSEALKGIGAVFLSRGFFPEGSVWELIALIALVLGRYGVGRGAGTTNVVWGFIVHDPLVAIFTGLLTIISFTVLQSRQLVKFGVLFVFPLFVLLLNVGNFPKVMAAIVLAGVLGWIYTKIPDDLNLPAQEADTDSQASFAYLRGNRSLLSLDDQLDPAVVGEKAATLSQIKRWGYPVPKGWVISPIDDSQGLIARLQPSDLSPLVVRSSAIGEDSEQASAAGQYETILNVTSKRQLQAAIAQVQASYNHPSAVQYRRDRGLPDTAMAVLVQQQIQSVYSGVAFSRDPITQQGDAIVIEALPGSPTQVVSGKVTPEQYRAFVVETDNISSVQLEGSGQVPQALIKQVAYLVRRLEKQYHGLPQDIEWTYDSQNLWVLQSRPITTLLPIWTRKIAAEVIPGVIQPLTWSINRPLTCGVWGYIFTLVLGDRASKLDFTATATLHYSRAYFNASLLGQIFLRMGLPPESLEFLTRGAKMSKPPLKSTLANLPGLMRLLKRELTLEKDFKRDYSQKFIPGLSELAHESLEELTAPQLLERIDFILELLRSGTYYSILAPLSAALRQGIFRVKDEEIDHSVAPEVSALRSLTALAADAQQVLPECEPHQVFAQLAQTPEGERILNEFNELLEDYGYLSDVGTNIAVPTWKENPQPIKQLFVQLWQNQPETDAKDAINQVISAKRKQGVVQRRVDIKGRVTELYSRLLAELRWRFVALERIWLKSGLLQQTGDIFFLELDEVRRLVAGEDFQLREHLSDLVQFRRSQFHQDSQFNQIPLLVYGHTPPHPLPPSPLYSDQILQGIPASHGQAEGRIKVVRNLEDLPEINRETILVVPYTDSGWAPVLVRAGGLIAEAGGRLSHGAIVAREYGIPAIMDVHNATWILQDGQRVRIDGSRGIVELSNDLRPD, encoded by the coding sequence ATGATTGAACCTTGGGGAGCCTTAGTTATTTTAATTGCCTGTCCAGTCTTGGGCGCATTACCAATTATTGGTTGGATTACTTACGCCCTCAAAGGCAGGCAACTATCACAAATTGGCACTAAAAACATCAGTGTTTCAGCCGCTTTTTATCACGGCGGTACATGGGTAGGTATTCTGGCTGTTTTGTCAGAAGCGCTCAAGGGAATCGGGGCAGTATTTCTGTCTCGCGGATTTTTTCCCGAAGGATCGGTTTGGGAATTAATTGCCTTGATTGCCTTGGTATTAGGTAGATATGGGGTAGGTAGAGGGGCAGGTACAACCAATGTCGTTTGGGGATTTATCGTCCACGACCCCCTAGTAGCAATATTTACAGGTTTATTGACAATTATCAGTTTTACTGTTCTGCAATCTCGGCAACTGGTAAAATTCGGAGTTTTATTTGTATTTCCCTTGTTTGTCTTACTGCTGAATGTTGGCAATTTCCCCAAAGTCATGGCGGCTATTGTCCTAGCTGGAGTATTGGGCTGGATTTACACAAAAATTCCCGATGATTTGAATCTTCCAGCCCAAGAGGCCGATACAGATTCACAAGCAAGTTTTGCATATTTACGCGGTAATCGCTCGCTTCTGTCTCTAGATGACCAGTTAGATCCTGCCGTAGTCGGTGAAAAAGCCGCGACATTATCTCAAATTAAGCGCTGGGGCTATCCAGTGCCGAAAGGATGGGTGATTTCTCCCATAGATGATTCACAAGGGTTGATTGCAAGGCTGCAACCTTCTGATTTATCTCCTTTAGTTGTGCGTTCCTCTGCTATCGGGGAAGACTCAGAGCAAGCTTCGGCGGCTGGACAGTACGAAACAATTTTGAATGTTACCAGTAAACGGCAATTACAAGCCGCGATCGCTCAAGTCCAAGCTTCTTACAATCATCCATCGGCTGTGCAGTATCGTCGCGATCGCGGTTTACCAGATACGGCCATGGCTGTACTAGTACAACAGCAAATTCAGAGTGTCTATTCTGGCGTTGCTTTCAGTCGCGATCCCATCACTCAGCAAGGGGATGCAATTGTGATTGAAGCTTTACCCGGTAGCCCCACTCAGGTGGTTTCGGGGAAAGTTACACCAGAACAATATCGCGCCTTTGTGGTGGAAACAGATAATATTTCCTCTGTGCAGTTGGAGGGAAGTGGGCAAGTACCACAAGCATTAATTAAACAGGTAGCATACTTAGTCCGGCGACTAGAAAAACAATATCACGGACTGCCTCAAGATATTGAATGGACTTATGACAGTCAAAATCTCTGGGTTTTGCAATCTCGACCCATTACTACCTTACTGCCCATCTGGACCAGGAAAATAGCCGCCGAAGTCATTCCTGGTGTAATTCAACCCTTAACCTGGTCGATTAATCGCCCTTTGACTTGTGGCGTTTGGGGATATATTTTTACTTTGGTTTTAGGCGATCGCGCCTCAAAATTAGATTTTACCGCCACTGCCACACTGCACTATTCTAGAGCTTATTTTAATGCATCTCTGTTAGGACAAATTTTTCTGCGGATGGGCTTACCACCAGAAAGTCTGGAATTTTTAACCAGAGGCGCTAAGATGAGCAAACCGCCGTTAAAGTCCACTTTGGCGAATTTACCAGGATTAATGCGGTTGTTGAAGCGAGAACTCACCTTAGAAAAAGACTTTAAGCGGGATTATAGTCAAAAATTTATTCCAGGATTGTCAGAATTAGCACATGAATCTCTAGAAGAACTGACAGCGCCCCAGCTATTAGAAAGAATAGATTTTATTCTGGAATTGCTCCGCAGTGGAACTTATTACAGCATTTTAGCGCCTTTGAGTGCAGCGTTGAGACAAGGAATTTTTCGCGTCAAAGATGAGGAAATTGATCACAGTGTCGCCCCAGAAGTTTCAGCATTGCGATCGCTCACGGCTTTAGCCGCAGATGCTCAACAAGTATTACCTGAATGTGAACCGCATCAAGTATTTGCACAATTGGCACAAACCCCAGAGGGAGAGAGAATTCTCAATGAATTTAACGAACTGCTGGAAGATTACGGCTATTTGAGTGATGTGGGGACAAATATTGCTGTTCCTACCTGGAAGGAAAACCCCCAACCCATCAAGCAGTTGTTTGTACAGTTATGGCAAAATCAACCAGAGACAGATGCTAAAGATGCCATCAATCAGGTTATATCAGCAAAGCGCAAACAAGGGGTAGTACAGCGACGGGTAGATATTAAAGGACGAGTTACCGAACTTTACTCTCGACTATTAGCTGAATTGCGGTGGCGATTTGTAGCATTAGAGAGAATTTGGTTAAAATCTGGTTTACTCCAGCAAACTGGGGATATCTTTTTTCTAGAATTAGATGAAGTTCGCCGTTTAGTAGCGGGGGAAGATTTTCAACTCAGAGAACATTTATCTGATTTAGTACAATTCAGGCGATCGCAATTCCACCAAGATAGTCAGTTTAATCAAATCCCCCTTTTAGTTTACGGCCATACACCACCCCATCCCCTGCCCCCTTCTCCGCTTTACTCAGACCAAATATTACAAGGTATTCCCGCCAGTCACGGACAAGCCGAAGGACGAATCAAGGTAGTCAGAAATTTAGAAGATTTACCAGAAATCAACCGCGAGACAATTTTGGTCGTACCTTACACAGATTCCGGTTGGGCCCCTGTGTTAGTCAGGGCTGGCGGCTTAATTGCTGAGGCTGGTGGACGACTTTCTCACGGTGCAATCGTAGCTCGTGAGTATGGGATTCCCGCAATCATGGATGTTCACAATGCTACCTGGATATTACAAGATGGGCAACGGGTAAGAATAGATGGATCTAGGGGAATTGTGGAATTATCTAACGACTTGAGGCCAGATTGA
- a CDS encoding SGNH/GDSL hydrolase family protein: protein MKLALIIFLGVVGLFVLVEVGLRSLLGFGNPLIYIGDPHIGYLLAPNQRTRRFGNRIEINQYSMRSPPIEKIPAASTLRVLIIGDSIANGGWWTDQDYTISHLLTCSLKAENIGNFQDVEVLNASANSWGPRNELAYLQRFGNFQAQVVVLLINTDDLFGTAPTSLPVGRDRNYPDQKPLLALVEVWQRYLIKPQPIPEMKAVQKEAGDIVGINLEAISQIQAFARQNNSQFLLLMTPLLREIGEPGPRDYEIKTRQRLIDFTQAQQITYVDFLPLLNAHPEPKALYQDHIHFNLQGNQFISQTIERSLLLLLNPQIR, encoded by the coding sequence GTGAAGTTAGCACTGATTATATTTTTAGGGGTTGTGGGGTTATTTGTGCTGGTTGAGGTGGGGTTGCGATCGCTTTTGGGTTTTGGTAATCCACTGATTTATATTGGTGATCCGCACATTGGTTATTTATTAGCCCCAAATCAACGCACTCGTCGTTTTGGTAATCGGATTGAAATTAATCAGTATTCTATGCGTAGTCCGCCTATTGAAAAGATACCCGCAGCTTCTACTCTCCGGGTGCTAATTATTGGCGATTCTATTGCTAATGGTGGCTGGTGGACAGACCAGGATTATACAATTTCTCACCTGCTCACCTGTTCTTTAAAGGCAGAAAATATTGGTAATTTTCAAGATGTAGAAGTATTAAATGCTTCGGCTAATTCTTGGGGACCGAGAAACGAATTAGCCTATTTACAACGATTTGGTAATTTTCAGGCTCAAGTGGTGGTGTTATTAATTAATACTGATGATTTATTCGGCACTGCACCGACTTCTTTACCTGTGGGACGCGATCGCAATTACCCAGACCAAAAACCTCTCCTAGCATTGGTGGAAGTCTGGCAACGGTATCTTATTAAACCACAGCCTATTCCCGAAATGAAAGCTGTGCAGAAAGAAGCAGGGGATATAGTAGGAATTAATTTGGAGGCTATTAGCCAAATCCAAGCATTCGCTCGTCAAAACAATAGCCAATTTTTGCTGCTGATGACTCCCTTATTGCGAGAAATTGGGGAACCAGGCCCCCGTGACTACGAAATTAAAACCCGTCAGAGACTGATTGACTTTACTCAGGCGCAGCAAATTACATATGTAGATTTTTTACCTTTACTCAATGCACACCCAGAACCAAAAGCCTTGTATCAAGACCACATACACTTCAACTTGCAAGGTAATCAGTTTATCAGTCAAACTATAGAGCGATCGCTTCTTTTGTTACTGAATCCACAGATACGATAA
- a CDS encoding tetratricopeptide repeat protein, translating to MTQAFNQVQEWEQRRDEASRYYKQGQFQEYLSFASENLELARAIPDRAREGHTLNDIGLAHLSCCQPLQALECFQQARLVAVELGNQRAEAIALSNLGSTYSRLGRLSRSLEYFDQGLRIFRDLQDIPGEISTLNDVALIYSKLGKPKRSLLLQYQILAMRRTLGDFSGEATTLNGIGYAYSTLGQYEKALEFLQAALPIQRAVKNVMGEATTLNNIASVYGDLGEPKKALLLYSQVLLTRRAINDRAGEGTTLHNIGFTYSLLANNRQAMKYYEQAIAIYQEIGDCLGEISTLLNMGNFYAKTKRKKLALSYYHNAQHLATAIESQPHLQKVQQCIDAL from the coding sequence ATGACGCAAGCTTTTAATCAAGTCCAAGAGTGGGAACAACGCCGTGACGAAGCCAGCCGCTACTACAAACAGGGGCAGTTTCAAGAATATCTCAGTTTTGCCAGTGAGAATTTAGAGTTAGCCAGAGCAATTCCAGACCGCGCCAGAGAAGGCCATACATTAAATGATATTGGTTTAGCTCATCTGAGTTGTTGCCAACCTTTGCAAGCATTAGAGTGTTTTCAGCAAGCCCGTTTGGTAGCTGTGGAACTTGGTAACCAACGAGCCGAAGCGATCGCACTGAGCAATTTGGGATCTACCTACAGCCGTTTGGGCCGTTTGTCGCGATCGCTGGAGTATTTTGATCAAGGATTACGAATCTTCAGAGATTTGCAAGATATTCCCGGCGAAATTTCTACTCTGAATGATGTCGCACTAATTTATAGCAAGTTGGGCAAACCCAAGCGATCGCTGTTGCTACAATACCAAATTTTGGCCATGCGTCGAACACTAGGAGATTTTTCTGGTGAAGCCACTACCCTCAATGGTATTGGTTATGCTTACAGCACTTTAGGCCAGTATGAGAAAGCTTTAGAATTTTTGCAAGCAGCGCTCCCGATTCAACGAGCGGTGAAGAATGTCATGGGCGAAGCTACTACCTTAAATAATATTGCTTCTGTCTATGGTGATTTAGGAGAACCAAAAAAAGCCCTGTTACTTTACTCTCAAGTTTTATTAACACGTCGGGCTATAAATGATCGCGCTGGTGAAGGGACAACCTTACATAATATTGGTTTTACCTACAGCCTCTTGGCGAATAATCGTCAAGCTATGAAATATTATGAGCAAGCGATCGCGATTTATCAAGAAATTGGTGATTGTCTGGGAGAAATTTCCACGCTGCTGAATATGGGTAACTTTTACGCTAAAACTAAACGCAAAAAGTTAGCGCTGTCTTACTACCACAATGCTCAACATTTAGCGACAGCCATCGAATCTCAGCCGCACTTACAAAAAGTACAGCAGTGTATAGATGCGCTTTAA
- a CDS encoding pentapeptide repeat-containing protein: MDANKILKLYAAGERTFNRANLHQINLCATDLSGANFTEADLSGANLSQANLTGCNFSRANLTDADLSGANLTNANLSEVNLIGADLIRVNLEETNLSRADLRSANLEIANLVVANLSEAEMSGANLRNANLRKANLIGCNINEAELSGADLTGAIITEPDKNGGILHIGISHKWVTWAGSYSYH; encoded by the coding sequence ATGGATGCTAACAAAATCCTGAAACTTTATGCAGCAGGAGAACGCACATTTAATAGAGCCAATTTACATCAAATAAATCTTTGTGCTACTGACTTGAGTGGTGCTAATTTCACTGAAGCTGATTTGAGTGGTGCAAACCTCAGTCAAGCTAATTTGACTGGATGTAACTTTAGTCGAGCAAATCTAACTGATGCTGACCTGAGTGGTGCAAACTTGACCAATGCAAACTTGAGTGAAGTTAACTTAATTGGTGCTGACCTGATTAGGGTTAACCTAGAGGAGACTAACTTAAGTCGTGCAGATTTGCGGAGTGCAAATTTAGAAATTGCCAACTTGGTAGTTGCAAACCTGAGTGAAGCCGAAATGAGTGGGGCAAATTTAAGAAACGCTAATCTCAGAAAGGCTAATTTAATTGGTTGCAATATCAATGAAGCTGAACTCAGTGGCGCAGACTTAACAGGAGCAATCATCACTGAGCCAGATAAAAACGGAGGAATATTGCATATAGGAATATCTCATAAATGGGTTACTTGGGCTGGTAGTTATTCCTATCATTAG
- the folE gene encoding GTP cyclohydrolase I FolE: protein MTLSIRPDLTSADQVLSSLTAQKQPKVTEAEMMQAVRTLLIGLGEDPDREGLKDTPKRVMKALQFLTKGYTESLDELLNGAVFTEDANEMVLVRDIDIFSSCEHHILPIIGRAHVAYIPNGKVIGLSKIARICEMYGRRLQVQERLTTQIADALQNLLKPQGVAVVVEATHMCMVMRGVQKPGSWTLSSAMRGVFAEDSKTRDEFMNLIRHNANFH, encoded by the coding sequence ATGACTTTATCGATTCGTCCCGATCTAACTTCTGCCGATCAGGTACTATCGTCTTTAACTGCTCAAAAGCAGCCAAAAGTAACAGAAGCAGAAATGATGCAAGCTGTGCGGACTCTGTTGATTGGATTAGGAGAAGATCCAGACCGCGAAGGACTCAAAGACACTCCCAAAAGAGTCATGAAAGCCTTGCAGTTTCTCACAAAGGGATACACTGAATCTTTGGATGAACTGCTAAATGGAGCAGTATTCACAGAAGATGCCAATGAAATGGTGTTGGTTCGGGACATCGATATTTTCAGTTCCTGTGAGCATCATATCCTGCCAATTATTGGCCGCGCTCATGTTGCCTACATTCCCAACGGTAAAGTCATCGGTTTATCTAAAATCGCCCGCATTTGTGAAATGTATGGACGACGTTTACAAGTACAAGAACGTCTCACGACCCAAATTGCTGATGCATTACAAAATTTACTCAAACCCCAAGGTGTAGCAGTAGTTGTGGAAGCCACCCATATGTGTATGGTCATGCGCGGTGTGCAGAAGCCCGGTTCTTGGACTCTTAGTAGTGCCATGCGTGGAGTTTTTGCGGAAGATTCCAAAACTCGCGACGAATTTATGAATTTGATCCGGCACAATGCTAACTTTCATTAA
- a CDS encoding GTP-binding protein, which translates to MTTLTPSATNITAEIPKRGMPVTLITGFLGSGKTTLLNQILKNKQDLKVAVLVNEFGDINIDSQLLVSVDEDMMELSNGCICCTINDGLVDAVYRILEREDRIDYLVIETTGVADPLPIILTFLGTELRDLTNLDSIITLVDVEAFDAEHFQSESALKQITYGDIILLNKVDLVTPEKVKEVEAYIHEVKVGAKILPTQYGEVPLPLILDTQLTPQEQYISIAAADAHKQHDHEHHHHDHEHHHHHSDHLDNDGFISISFQSDRPFDVHKFEAFLTEEMPAGVFRAKGILWFNDSDLRHIFQLSGQRYNLHADDWYSQPKNQLVFIGRNLKTSEIHSHLHKCLV; encoded by the coding sequence ATGACTACTCTCACACCATCCGCAACCAACATCACAGCGGAGATTCCTAAACGAGGAATGCCGGTTACTTTAATCACTGGATTTTTAGGAAGTGGTAAAACTACTCTTCTCAATCAAATACTCAAAAATAAACAAGATTTAAAAGTTGCTGTTTTAGTCAATGAATTTGGCGATATTAACATTGATAGCCAATTGCTAGTTTCCGTAGACGAAGACATGATGGAACTCAGCAATGGTTGTATTTGTTGTACTATCAATGATGGCTTGGTTGATGCTGTCTATCGCATATTAGAAAGAGAAGACCGCATTGATTATCTCGTTATTGAAACTACTGGTGTAGCTGACCCTTTACCAATTATCTTAACTTTTTTAGGTACAGAACTCAGAGATTTAACTAATCTCGATTCTATTATTACTTTGGTAGATGTAGAAGCTTTTGATGCGGAACATTTTCAGAGTGAATCGGCTTTAAAACAGATAACTTATGGAGATATTATTCTCCTGAATAAAGTTGATTTGGTTACTCCAGAAAAAGTTAAGGAAGTGGAAGCTTACATCCATGAAGTGAAAGTTGGGGCGAAAATTTTGCCTACTCAATATGGAGAAGTGCCGTTACCCTTAATTTTAGACACACAGTTAACACCCCAAGAACAGTATATATCTATTGCCGCAGCGGATGCCCACAAACAGCATGATCATGAACACCATCACCATGATCACGAACATCATCACCATCACTCTGATCACTTGGATAATGATGGCTTTATCTCTATTTCCTTCCAAAGCGATCGCCCTTTTGATGTTCACAAGTTTGAAGCCTTCCTCACTGAAGAAATGCCAGCAGGTGTATTTCGTGCTAAAGGCATACTTTGGTTTAATGACAGTGATCTACGTCATATCTTTCAACTGAGCGGACAACGTTATAATTTACACGCTGACGACTGGTATTCTCAACCAAAAAATCAGCTAGTTTTTATTGGCAGAAACTTGAAAACCAGTGAAATTCACTCGCATTTGCATAAATGTTTGGTATGA
- the cas6 gene encoding CRISPR-associated endoribonuclease Cas6, giving the protein MVRTAKPTNRQPKPKSSPTATLPTWADNTELVGLEFDLEALTSSSLYSQYTIALHAWFLDQVRQLDPDLSAYLHDGESEKPFNISALESQLLPTGKQLQLEANQILHWQVNALSAKVAEFLQLWLTQLPQTLNLRDATLQIKQVRIALPPTTYAQLLQPPAKYSQVNLSFISPTSFRRKGHHFPLPVPVNLFHSYLRRWNDFSQIPVSQADFLDWIDESVIIHQHRLESVKVAAGKRGSVTGFTGAMSCGLSKAALANTEFTQLFYALVKLAPYCGTGHKTTFGLGQTSLSWVEPEASSPTQLLTNLLGERIEELTAIFTAQRKRSGGDRTDKIAATWATILARREMGESLRLIADDLEMPVATVKTYTKLARRSLKEFG; this is encoded by the coding sequence ATGGTCAGAACAGCTAAACCTACCAATCGTCAACCCAAGCCCAAATCATCACCTACCGCAACACTTCCCACATGGGCAGATAACACCGAATTGGTGGGATTAGAATTTGACCTCGAAGCACTTACCAGCAGTTCCCTCTACTCCCAATACACCATCGCCCTCCATGCTTGGTTTCTTGACCAAGTGCGACAACTTGACCCAGACCTTTCCGCCTATCTCCATGATGGCGAATCAGAAAAACCCTTCAATATCTCAGCCCTAGAAAGTCAACTCCTTCCCACTGGTAAACAATTACAACTAGAAGCCAACCAAATTTTACACTGGCAAGTCAACGCTTTATCTGCAAAGGTGGCTGAGTTTCTCCAACTATGGTTAACCCAATTGCCACAAACCCTAAATTTAAGAGATGCTACTCTACAGATAAAACAGGTGAGAATCGCTCTTCCACCGACTACCTACGCCCAACTATTACAACCACCAGCAAAATACTCTCAGGTAAATCTCAGCTTTATCTCACCTACCAGCTTTCGCCGCAAAGGTCATCATTTCCCCCTCCCAGTACCAGTGAATCTCTTCCATAGCTATCTGCGGCGCTGGAATGATTTTTCCCAAATCCCCGTATCACAAGCTGATTTTCTCGATTGGATTGACGAAAGTGTAATTATTCATCAACACCGCTTGGAATCTGTGAAGGTAGCTGCTGGTAAACGAGGTTCTGTGACCGGCTTCACTGGGGCGATGTCCTGCGGGTTAAGTAAAGCTGCTTTGGCTAATACTGAGTTTACCCAGTTGTTTTATGCTTTGGTTAAACTCGCTCCCTACTGTGGAACGGGACATAAAACGACTTTTGGGTTAGGACAAACTTCTCTAAGTTGGGTGGAACCAGAAGCCAGCAGTCCGACGCAGTTACTTACAAATCTCCTGGGAGAACGCATTGAGGAGTTAACTGCAATTTTTACGGCTCAACGCAAACGCTCTGGAGGCGATCGCACTGATAAAATAGCGGCAACTTGGGCTACAATTTTGGCACGGCGGGAAATGGGCGAGTCTTTAAGGCTGATAGCTGACGATTTGGAAATGCCTGTGGCTACTGTTAAAACTTATACTAAGTTGGCTAGGCGATCGCTTAAGGAGTTTGGCTGA
- a CDS encoding type II toxin-antitoxin system RelE/ParE family toxin, translating to MRPKLFKHLRSPYSSDIKGSRHGSMRELRVQHQGEPYRILYCFDPRRIAVLLLGGNKKGSDRWYEENVPKADRLYDDLLKELDDQGFI from the coding sequence ATTCGCCCAAAACTTTTCAAACATCTTCGCTCCCCTTATAGTTCGGATATCAAGGGTTCCCGTCACGGAAGTATGCGAGAACTTCGGGTACAACATCAGGGAGAACCATACCGAATATTGTATTGCTTCGATCCTCGTAGGATTGCGGTACTCCTTTTAGGAGGTAACAAAAAAGGTAGCGATCGCTGGTATGAGGAGAATGTACCAAAAGCTGATAGACTCTACGACGACTTGCTAAAAGAGCTTGACGATCAAGGATTTATATGA
- a CDS encoding XRE family transcriptional regulator translates to MKTKPFSELRNRMTPERRARNKTRAQIALLHLTLMELQESLGLTQDDIEKKLTDVESTVLELENQEEIQVSTLSRYIKALGGNLKIVADFPQEEIVLAQFE, encoded by the coding sequence ATGAAGACAAAGCCTTTTAGTGAATTGCGAAACCGGATGACACCAGAGCGAAGGGCAAGAAATAAAACTCGCGCTCAAATCGCACTACTACATCTCACCCTGATGGAACTACAAGAATCGTTGGGGCTGACACAGGATGATATAGAAAAAAAACTCACTGATGTTGAGTCTACTGTTTTGGAGTTAGAGAACCAAGAGGAGATTCAAGTTTCCACCCTCTCGCGCTATATCAAGGCTCTTGGTGGAAATCTAAAAATAGTAGCTGATTTTCCCCAAGAGGAAATTGTTCTCGCTCAATTTGAGTAA
- a CDS encoding CRISPR-associated protein Csx3, producing the protein MTTYNIEFKDGILRVRFGEPAQNDQIVKDAAARLEEMTTSGELTGGQLLKINGPISIPVAFVLAHKLSHIYGAIGFFDPKIGKYVISITHNPAYKLGDLID; encoded by the coding sequence ATGACTACCTACAACATCGAATTCAAAGACGGGATATTACGCGTGAGATTTGGCGAACCTGCTCAAAACGATCAAATTGTCAAGGATGCAGCCGCGCGACTTGAGGAAATGACCACATCGGGAGAACTCACAGGAGGACAACTGCTAAAGATTAACGGACCGATTTCTATCCCTGTAGCGTTTGTTTTAGCTCATAAACTTAGTCATATTTACGGTGCTATTGGTTTCTTTGACCCTAAAATAGGCAAATATGTAATTTCCATTACACACAACCCAGCCTATAAACTCGGTGATTTAATTGATTGA